The region AATTAAGTGATCATCAAATGATCCTGATCGTGGGAACTTAAAGTATACTTTAATTACTTTATCCATTTCCAAAGGTAAATCCAATTCTATAATAATCAATTATTTATTAGACGAAAGGTATAATTATTCCGACAAACGACAATTTTTATAAACAAAAGAATTTTACTTCCAACCGCCACCTAAAGCTCTATACAAATTAACTACAGCTTGTAATTTCTGTAGATTATCATTAATACCACTTAATTGAGCTGATAAAAGATTTTGCTCTGAAGTTAATACGTCTGTATAGTTGGTCGCTGAGCTATATTCCAAGAGCTGTTGTGTAAAATCAACTGCTTTTTCTAAGGCTTCAATTTGTTTTTGTCTTGAATCTTCTTTTTCAACAGCCATTTGATACGAATACAATGCATTTGAAACTTCCTGACCTGCTACTAATAAAGTCTGCTGGAAATTATTATAGGCTTGTAATTGTTGTGACTGAGCCGTTGTTAATCTCATTTTATTCAATCCCTGATTAAAAATTGGCTGTGTTAAACCTCCAATAATAGAATAAAAGATAGAATTACTGAAGAAGTCTTTTAACTCTAAATTTGAAAATCCTGTACTGGCTGTAAGCGTTAAACTTGGATAAAAATAAGTTTTAGCCAAATTGGTTGCTTCAAAAGCTACTCTGAAATTAAATTCTGCCTGACGCACGTCCGGACGGTTTTCTAATAATTGAGCCGGCATACCGATTGCAATAGTTTCCGGAATAATCTGAGTTCCTAGTTCTCCTCTTTCAATTGTTCCAGGGCCTTGTCCTAATAAGATATTTAGAGCATTTTCTGTTTCACGAATGCTTTGTTTTAAATCCGGAATCAATACTTCTGCGGCATGCTGATTGGCTTCACTCTGAACAACTGCTGCACCTGTAACAATGGCTCCTTCTTTTAAAGCTTTGATTGTCTCCACATTTTTAATACGGCTTTCTAAAGTTTCCTGAGTAATTTTCAGTGATTTATCATAAGCCAAAAGCATAAAATAATTATTAGCAATATCTGCAATCAATTGTGTTTGTATCGCTTGTTTTGCTGCATCACTTGCTAAATAAGTTGCCAAAGCGGCTCTTTTAGAACTGCTCAATTTTCCCCAGATATCAGCTTCCCAGGAAGTACTTGCTCCTAATTTATAGGTTGTAGTTAA is a window of Flavobacterium crocinum DNA encoding:
- a CDS encoding efflux transporter outer membrane subunit — protein: MINSSNKYILMVMTAALLSACSVTKKYERPTTLKTDQLYRDQSSTDSTTIADMPWQSVFKDEKLNALIQKGLDQNLNLKNAIENIVQARASLRQSKLAYYPTLQLDANVTHNKQSQAGLNFPAGININTLTTTYKLGASTSWEADIWGKLSSSKRAALATYLASDAAKQAIQTQLIADIANNYFMLLAYDKSLKITQETLESRIKNVETIKALKEGAIVTGAAVVQSEANQHAAEVLIPDLKQSIRETENALNILLGQGPGTIERGELGTQIIPETIAIGMPAQLLENRPDVRQAEFNFRVAFEATNLAKTYFYPSLTLTASTGFSNLELKDFFSNSIFYSIIGGLTQPIFNQGLNKMRLTTAQSQQLQAYNNFQQTLLVAGQEVSNALYSYQMAVEKEDSRQKQIEALEKAVDFTQQLLEYSSATNYTDVLTSEQNLLSAQLSGINDNLQKLQAVVNLYRALGGGWK